TGCTTGGCATGCGCCGTGGAGGCAATGCCGATGAAAATTTTCACTCTCGAATCCTCAGGAATTCTGGCGGACTACGACTATCTCTCGCGGCTCTCTATGGATCGATGGGCCTGGGAATATCTGCGGCGCAATGAAGAGTTCCGCCGGGATGCATCCGTGCGCAGCAACGATGACATTTCCGAGCGCATGGCGCCATGCGCACCCATCCGTATGCTGAAGGCACGAACCAGCCAGACGCTCGCTGAGCGCTGGGGACTGGTCCTGATGCCGGACCCCAGCAAGAATGGCTTTGACGCCGATGTCGTCTGGAACCGCGCAGCCTTCCCGGACCAGGTCGAAATCAATTGTAGCCCGCGCGCCGCCGACCAGACCTGCGATATCTGGGAGCGGAGCATGCCCTTCTGCCAGATGACCCATATCAGTGATCATCAGGGCCGGGAGTTTCTGCTCACGCGCGGCAAGGGCTGCGTTGTGCAGGTCAGGTGTACCGGTATGTCGCTGATCGGGCTCGAGCCTGTGCGCATGAAACTGACAATCTCCGACATCACGGCCTACGAGCGCAAGCTCAAGGTCCAGAAAGCGGCGCTTGAGATCTATGGCGACGGGCCTGATCTCTCCCAACCCCTCTGGACCAAGACGACCCAGATCCTGCGCGACGGTCTCATCGCACTCGATGGCATCGCCTGCGGTATGAACCGGCGCGAGATTGCAGAGACCATCTACGGCCGGGAAAAGGTCGCGGAGCAATGGAATGACGACCGGGGCTCGATGAAGGACACGCTCAGGTATCTGGTCCGCAAGGCTGAGGCCCTGAAGGATGGCGGATACCTGATGGAACTTCTTGGCGCGAACGTCGGGCCACAGCGTATCCTGGCCTGAAGAGGCCCAGCTTCTTCGCGGTCCGCCCGCGCGGTCGCGCGGGTCTGTCCGGCCTGGCGGCCTGCCCGGCGAGGCTCACTGAGGATCCGGTTGCCCGTCTGCAGGCCTAGGGCTGGGACTCGCCGGCGGACGCGCGCGCCGCGCGCTTCCCACTGGCCGCGAGTGTGTTCTGGATCGAGGGCGTCTGAAGCGATTGCGGCCAGAGGGGTCGCGGGCGCTTGATCGGAAGCCGGGTTCAGGCGGCGCTGCGAACCCGCATTGTCCGCTGCATGATCCCGGCGCGGTCGTCGGCCTTGAACTGCATATCGAGCAGCCCGGCTAGCAGGTCCTCGTCTCGCGGGATGATCCGGAACTCAATTCGGGCTGCGCCGCGCGACGCAAGCCAGAGGCTTGCTTCTGCGGCGAGCTCGCGCACGTCCGATTGCCAACCGGCAGTGTGGTCCACAAGGATGGCTGGGATGATGCCCGTGTCGGCATCCAGGCTGAGCCAGATCGCGCTTGCGAGTTGGCTGTCGCGGAGGCCTGCGAGGATACGCAGTTCGGCGTCAGGTGCGGGCAAGGCGCCGAGCAGGTGCCCGGTCTCGCTCAGCCGGGAGAGCCCGGCCGCGTCGCTTTGACGGAAATCGCGGATATGTAGCGCCATGACACATCCGTCATGGAAAGATTCGGGCAACGGGCGCGAGTCTTTAAGATCTGGGCCCGGCTTATTGGGACGCTAAAGCTTTTCGCCTAGCGGTATGGGCTGAACTCGGCGATTTTCTCGTTGCCCGACAAGGCGCGAGCCTTTAGCTGCACCTGCGGACTATTAAAGCGTACAGAGTTATCCTTTAATAACGATTGGGCGCTATTAAAGGATGAATCATGGCAGCACCGCAGGACTCCGGCCGGAAAGGCAAATGGGTGACGAGCACCGTCACCGGCGAGACCGTGCGCGCCTTCCTGCCGCCGGACTTGCCGCCGCGGCCCCCGATCGACATGGCCGGCCTGTCGGTCCTCGCCAGCGAGGCCATGCTTGCCCTCGGCCGGCTGGACGGCGTGCGCAGCGTTGCGCCCGACACCTCTCTCTTCCTCTACATGTACGTGCGCAAGGAAGCGCTGCTTTCATCCCAGATCGAAGGGACGCAGTCTTCGCTGTCGGACCTGCTCCTCTACGAAGATGAGGCCGCTCCCGGCGTACCGCTCGATGACGTCGAGGAAGTCTCGACCTATGTGGCGGCGCTGACGCATGGCCTCGACCGCATCCGCGGAGCGTTCCCGCTATCGCTCCGCCTGCTGAAGGAAATGCACGCCATCCTCCTGTCGTCGGGCAGGGGAAGCACGAAGCAGCCAGGCGAGTTCCGCCGCTCGCAGAACTGGATCGGCGGGACACGGCCCGGAAACGCCCTGTTCGTGCCGCCGCCGCCGCAACATGTGCTGGATCTCATGAGCAATCTCGAGGCTTTCCTGCACGAAACGGACTCCGGCCTGCCGCCTCTAATCAAGGCGGGCCTCGCGCATGTTCAGTTCGAAACGATCCATCCGTTCCTCGATGGCAATGGCAGGCTCGGGCGCCTGCTGATCACGCTGTATCTCTGCGAGCAGGGAATCCTCGACGAACCGCTCCTTTATCTCAGCCTCTACCTTGGTCTGCCTCCCGCAAAGTGGTCCAGTATTTGAGTTAGTCCCGGCTCCGATTATGGAGTTGAGACATGGGCAAGAGAGCCAAGCCTGAAGAGATCATTGCGAAGCTGCGGGAGGTGGAGGTTCGCCTTGCCCGCGGTGAGACAGCTGCTGCGGCGGCGCGTGCCGTGGGTGTGACGGAGCAGAGCTATTACCGCTGGCGCAAAGAGTATGGTGGCCTGCAGGTCGACCAGGCGAAGCGCATGAAGGACCTTGAGAAGGAGAACCAGCGTCTGCGCCGGGCGGTCTCCGACCTCACGCTTGATAACCAGATCCTCAAGGAGGTTGCTCAGGGAAAGTTCTGAGCCCCTCCCGCAAGCGCGCTGCGGTCGATCATGTGGTGGAAGAGCTTGGCGTGACTGAGCGCCGGGCGTGCCGCGTGATCGGCCAGCATCGTTCGACCCAGCGTAAGCCGCACATCCGGCGAGACGATGAAGACGCCGTGACAACGGCGATCACTCGCCTGGCAGAGCGGTTTGGTCGGTACGGCTACCGGCGGATCACGGCCCTGCTCAGGGACGATGGCTGGCATGTGAACGAGAAGCGGGTTTACCGCATCTGGCGGCGAGAGGGGCTGAAAGTACCGATGAAACAACCAAAACGCGGCCGTCTCTGGCTGAATGATGGCTCGTGTGTGCGGCTGCGGCCGGCGCACAAAGGCCATGTCTGGTCCTATGACTTCGTCCAGGACCGCACCCACGATGGAAGGGTGTTCCGTATGCTGTGCGTGATCGACGAGTACACACGCGAGTGCCTCGCTATCCGGGTTGAGCGCAAGCTCTCCTCCAGGGATGTCCTCGACACGCTGGGCGAGCTGTTCGTTCATCACGGGGCACCCGAGCACATACGATCCGACAACG
The genomic region above belongs to Acidobacteriota bacterium and contains:
- a CDS encoding DUF2285 domain-containing protein, whose translation is MKIFTLESSGILADYDYLSRLSMDRWAWEYLRRNEEFRRDASVRSNDDISERMAPCAPIRMLKARTSQTLAERWGLVLMPDPSKNGFDADVVWNRAAFPDQVEINCSPRAADQTCDIWERSMPFCQMTHISDHQGREFLLTRGKGCVVQVRCTGMSLIGLEPVRMKLTISDITAYERKLKVQKAALEIYGDGPDLSQPLWTKTTQILRDGLIALDGIACGMNRREIAETIYGREKVAEQWNDDRGSMKDTLRYLVRKAEALKDGGYLMELLGANVGPQRILA
- a CDS encoding Fic family protein: MAAPQDSGRKGKWVTSTVTGETVRAFLPPDLPPRPPIDMAGLSVLASEAMLALGRLDGVRSVAPDTSLFLYMYVRKEALLSSQIEGTQSSLSDLLLYEDEAAPGVPLDDVEEVSTYVAALTHGLDRIRGAFPLSLRLLKEMHAILLSSGRGSTKQPGEFRRSQNWIGGTRPGNALFVPPPPQHVLDLMSNLEAFLHETDSGLPPLIKAGLAHVQFETIHPFLDGNGRLGRLLITLYLCEQGILDEPLLYLSLYLGLPPAKWSSI
- a CDS encoding IS3 family transposase (programmed frameshift), yielding MGKRAKPEEIIAKLREVEVRLARGETAAAAARAVGVTEQSYYRWRKEYGGLQVDQAKRMKDLEKENQRLRRAVSDLTLDNQILKEVAPGKVLSPSRKRAAVDHVVEELGVTERRACRVIGQHRSTQRKPHIRRDDEDAVTTAITRLAERFGRYGYRRITALLRDDGWHVNEKRVYRIWRREGLKVPMKQPKRGRLWLNDGSCVRLRPAHKGHVWSYDFVQDRTHDGRVFRMLCVIDEYTRECLAIRVERKLSSRDVLDTLGELFVHHGAPEHIRSDNGPEFIAKALREWLERIGVKTLYIEPGSPWENGYCESFNSKLRDELLAREIFFDLREAKILIEAWRQHYNTARPHSSLGYKPPAPKAILPAAFMPPYYGEVAA